The segment GGAGGGGCGCCTCATCTGTCCTCTCAGCGCATCCTCAGGCGGGGCAGGGGCCCGGGCAGGGGACAGACGGTCAGCAGGGCCACCCTGTGGTGGGGAGGGCTCTGGATCCTTCCTGGGTGTTTGCTTCCTGGGGGCCCGCAGGGAGCTCGGCCAGCTTCTCAGGGCTTTGTCTGGCCCGCTCCGGGGCCTTGGGGGGCGTGCAGGTGCTGGGCTCTGCGGGGCCCGCAGTGCTGGGGCAGCCTGGGCGCAGCCGTGGCAGGGAGGCCTCGCCGAGGTGGAAGTGGCTGGCAGGTGTCATCTGCCTTCTGCAGTGGGGAGGCTGGGGCCTGGAACCCATTGGCagtcagggctgtgttcccttgtCCACAGAGGGGCGGCCTTTTTCCTGGTGGCCTGCCCATTTGTTGTGGGCTGTGTTCCCGTCTTGCAGCCTGACCCCAGCCCACCCAGGGGCACGGATGAACTCACAGGCGAAGGGGGTGAGAGGAGCCCTGGTTCCTGCTAGAGGAATAGGTGTGGGCAGCAGGGCTGTTCTGAGGTCCCCTGGGCTGTGTCTTTTCTTTTGGCCAGGAGAGATGGAGAGCCTGCTGTCCTGACAGCAGGTCTGGCCAGGTGTTGGGAGTAGGGGGGTGCCCTGTGGCTGACACCCAGGGGTGCTTAGTGAGCTCAGGAAGTCAGGGCAGAGTGCTCAGGGCCAGCCTGGGGTCCTGGCCTGCTATAAGTGGAATGGTGTTGGGGAGAGCTGTCAGTTCTGAAGCCCAGTAAAGACAGCGGGAAGGGGAGGGGTGCTGGCAGAGGTCTGATGGGGCAGGGTTGGTGCCTAGGCCGAAGAAGCGGTGCCCTGGTCATCGCCCACTGACCCAGGCAGCCTGCAGTTCCCCACTCCCTGCCAGCGGCTCCGTGCAGCCCTCGGCCAGCCCGCCTGCGGACACAGGGCCCCCTGCTGGGAAGACTGGAGCCCACCTGGGGCGGGAGGGGAGAGTGGGACATGGCGGCTGCAGGGCCCATGTCTGGAGGACAGCAGAACAGCAGCGTTACGTGAACTAGGAGATACGCCTGGtctcagggctgggctggggtccgCATCTCCCAGCGCCTTGACCCACCCCCACCTGCTGGGGAAGTCTGTGAGGGACCCAGGGACAGgggccccctcaccccacccggCCCAGGGCGCAGGTTTGGCCCATACTGGGGGCAGCAGGGAGCCGCCTGTGGGGCGCGTGactgtgttggtcactcagtcacgtttgactctctgctgcccgtggactgtagtccgccaggctcctctgtccatgggattctccaggcaagagtacagaagTGGGGtgccagtctcttctccaggggatcttcccgaccctgggatcgaacccagatctccccgACTgagggcaaattctttaccatctgagccaccaggaaagacccggATCCTGACAAGGCAGGGCCTCCGGGGAAAGATGGGAAAGCTGTCTGCCACCGTTAACGCAGGGGGAGGTCCCGTGTAGAGCAAAGCCTGAGCACGGCCAGCTTTCCTGGCCGCCCGTCACCGCTCGCCTGTCCCCACAGACAGTACTACTGGTACGACGAGCGGGGCAAGAAGGTGAAGTGCACGGCCCCCCAGTACGTGGACTTCGTCATGAGCTCCGTGCAGAAGCTGGTGACCGACGAGGACGTGTTCCCCACGAAATACGGTGCgtgtccccgccccgccccgccccgcccacgaCCCCGCCCACTCCAGGCTCTGCGCCCTGAGCCGCCAAGGCAGCACCTGGCCCATGGGCGGTACCATCGCCCAGGCCCCTCCTCTGCGGCCAGGGCACCGAGCGCCCTGGGCGCTGGGCCGGCTTCGGCCGGGTCGCGGGCCCCTGGTCCCAGAGGCGCCCGGCGCAGCGGGGAGAGCGCTCACCGTCGGGACCCCGCTCGGCGCCCAGTCACTCGGGCGCTGCAGGCGGGcgcacagggaggcctgcggCGGGGGGAGGGAGACAGACCCCGGTCCGGGGCCGGGGTGGTGACCCGGCCGCCCCGCAGGCCGCGAGTTCCCCAGCTCCTTCGAGGCCCTGGTGAAGAAGATCTGCAAGTACCTGTTCCATGTGCTGGCGCATATCTACTCGGCGCACTTCAAGGAGACGCTGGCGCTCGAGCTGCACGGACACTTGAACACGCTCTACGCGCACTTCATCCTCTTCGCCCGCGAGTTCAACCTGCTCGACCCCAAAGAGACGGCGGTCATGGACGACCTGACGGAGGCGCTgtgcggcgggggcggcggggacGGGCCGGGCGGGGCAGCGGGCGCACAGAACCACGTCAAGGAGAGGTGAGCCCGTCGGCGCCCGCGCGCGTCCGTGTCTGTGCGTGCACGGACTGTGGGCGCCCGGACTCTGG is part of the Bos javanicus breed banteng chromosome 29, ARS-OSU_banteng_1.0, whole genome shotgun sequence genome and harbors:
- the MOB2 gene encoding MOB kinase activator 2 isoform X1, whose protein sequence is MLGDHSGLPADRALLSPPPKAGLSCKTVLQAVGKVLRKSKAKPNGKKPAAEEKKVYLEPEYAKSRITDFGFKELVVLPREIDLNEWLASNTTTFFHHVNLQYSTISEFCTGEACQTMAVCNTQYYWYDERGKKVKCTAPQYVDFVMSSVQKLVTDEDVFPTKYGREFPSSFEALVKKICKYLFHVLAHIYSAHFKETLALELHGHLNTLYAHFILFAREFNLLDPKETAVMDDLTEALCGGGGGDGPGGAAGAQNHVKER
- the MOB2 gene encoding MOB kinase activator 2 isoform X2; translation: MDWLMGKSKAKPNGKKPAAEEKKVYLEPEYAKSRITDFGFKELVVLPREIDLNEWLASNTTTFFHHVNLQYSTISEFCTGEACQTMAVCNTQYYWYDERGKKVKCTAPQYVDFVMSSVQKLVTDEDVFPTKYGREFPSSFEALVKKICKYLFHVLAHIYSAHFKETLALELHGHLNTLYAHFILFAREFNLLDPKETAVMDDLTEALCGGGGGDGPGGAAGAQNHVKER